The Rhinoderma darwinii isolate aRhiDar2 chromosome 8, aRhiDar2.hap1, whole genome shotgun sequence genome has a window encoding:
- the ZBTB34 gene encoding zinc finger and BTB domain-containing protein 34, translating to MDSNSFIQFDVPEYSSTVLSQLNELRMQGKLCDIIVHIQGQPFRAHKAVLAASSPYFRDHSALSTMSGLTISVIKNPNVFEQLLSFCYTGRMSVQLKDVVSFLTAASFLQMQCVIDKCTHILESIHSKINVVGVGGEDGQSNHNGVKDDSYFANPGEISPPYSGHVRPSIVSNDLKMEGVANKSLRNHRPPEEGQSDRGSSGSISEHEIQIEGEPENSDAVRENQVTEVKVKTEKSDRPSCSDSSSLGDDGYHTEMVDGEQVVTLNVGSYGSVLQHAYPFSQAASQTTNVSEPYGSVSNSTPSRSILSCYRGGRVRPKRASNVTSEVQNVIQSPENETVVSTPAYESSPRERSTRGYWHPYNERLICIYCGKTFNQKGSLDRHMRLHMGITPFVCKFCGKKYTRKDQLEYHIRGHTDDKPFRCEVCGKCFPFQGTLNQHLRKNHPGVAEVRSRIESPERTEPFVDQSDVSVSEINMDSNIEIHAVTTTPE from the coding sequence ATGGACAGCAACAGCTTCATCCAGTTTGATGTGCCGGAGTACAGTAGTACAGTCCTAAGCCAGCTCAATGAGCTTCGGATGCAGGGGAAACTGTGCGACATAATAGTCCACATTCAAGGTCAGCCTTTCCGTGCACACAAGGCAGTCCTTGCCGCCAGTTCTCCTTATTTCCGTGACCATTCAGCGCTAAGTACCATGAGTGGCTTAACGATATCGGTTATTAAAAACCCAAATGTTTTTGAACAATTACTGTCGTTTTGCTACACTGGAAGAATGTCCGTACAGCTAAAGGATGTTGTGAGCTTCCTAACCGCGGCCAGCTTTCTCCAAATGCAATGTGTCATCGACAAGTGCACCCACATTCTAGAAAGTATCCACTCAAAAATTAACGTCGTAGGAGTAGGTGGAGAAGACGGGCAAAGTAACCATAACGGTGTCAAAGATGATAGCTATTTTGCAAACCCGGGGGAGATctctcctccatacagcgggcacGTGCGACCGTCGATTGTAAGTAATGACTTAAAGATGGAAGGCGTGGCCAACAAAAGTCTAAGGAACCACCGTCCTCCAGAAGAGGGGCAGTCGGATaggggcagcagcggcagcatttCAGAACATGAAATTCAGATCGAAGGCGAACCCGAAAATAGCGACGCGGTGAGAGAGAATCAAGTAACGGAAGTTAAAGTCAAAACCGAAAAATCGGATCGCCCAAGCTGCTCCGATAGCTCCTCACTCGGTGATGACGGTTACCACACTGAAATGGTTGATGGAGAGCAAGTGGTGACATTGAATGTAGGTTCCTACGGGTCTGTATTGCAACATGCGTATCCCTTTTCACAAGCTGCTTCCCAAACTACCAACGTATCTGAGCCCTACGGGAGCGTAAGCAACTCTACTCCTTCCAGATCCATACTGAGCTGCTATCGCGGTGGCCGGGTGCGCCCAAAGAGAGCGTCAAATGTAACCAGCGAGGTTCAAAACGTCATCCAAAGTCCCGAAAACGAAACGGTCGTGAGCACGCCAGCTTACGAGAGCAGCCCACGGGAGCGGTCAACACGAGGCTACTGGCATCCATACAACGAGAGACTCATCTGTATCTACTGTGGCAAGACTTTCAACCAGAAAGGGAGTCTTGATCGTCATATGCGTCTTCACATGGGCATCACACCTTTTGTATGCAAGTTTTGTGGCAAGAAATACACACGCAAAGACCAACTGGAATACCACATACGGGGGCATACGGATGACAAGCCTTTCCGATGTGAAGTTTGTGGCAAGTGCTTCCCCTTCCAAGGCACGCTCAATCAGCATTTACGGAAAAACCACCCAGGGGTGGCCGAAGTGAGGAGCCGGATTGAATCGCCAGAGAGAACAGAGCCTTTCGTAGACCAAAGTGATGTTTCAGTATCGGAAATAAACATGGACTCGAATATTGAGATTCACGCAGTCACTACCACACCCGAGTAA